One Qiania dongpingensis genomic window carries:
- a CDS encoding helix-turn-helix domain-containing protein, giving the protein MNDKKRLSSYDDLPLVLDVADIQRIMGISRVSAYELVHTPGFPAFRRGRLIKVSKIAFFEWMAKGFETVPGSNK; this is encoded by the coding sequence ATGAACGATAAAAAGAGATTGAGCAGCTATGATGATTTACCGCTGGTTCTGGATGTGGCAGACATCCAGCGGATTATGGGAATTTCAAGAGTGAGCGCTTATGAGCTGGTACACACACCCGGCTTTCCGGCGTTCCGCAGGGGCAGACTTATCAAGGTCAGTAAGATTGCTTTCTTTGAATGGATGGCAAAAGGCTTCGAAACCGTACCGGGAAGCAACAAATAA
- a CDS encoding (deoxy)nucleoside triphosphate pyrophosphohydrolase, whose protein sequence is MKTVKVVAAVIQDNKKIFATQRGYGDFKDGWEFPGGKVEIGETPECALVREIQEELDTKISVGKKIDCVEYDYPTFHLSMECYWAEIISGDLVLKEHEASRWLSKEELNSVNWLPADLELIEKIKEKM, encoded by the coding sequence ATGAAGACAGTAAAAGTGGTAGCGGCAGTCATACAGGATAATAAAAAGATATTTGCAACTCAAAGAGGCTATGGTGATTTTAAAGATGGATGGGAGTTTCCGGGAGGCAAGGTCGAGATAGGAGAGACGCCAGAATGTGCACTGGTCCGGGAAATTCAAGAAGAGCTTGATACAAAAATTTCAGTAGGAAAAAAAATAGATTGTGTTGAATATGATTATCCGACGTTTCATTTGTCAATGGAATGTTATTGGGCTGAAATTATTTCTGGTGATTTAGTATTAAAGGAACACGAAGCTTCAAGGTGGCTTTCAAAAGAGGAATTGAATAGTGTGAATTGGCTGCCGGCAGATCTTGAACTGATTGAGAAAATAAAAGAAAAGATGTAG
- a CDS encoding DUF6076 domain-containing protein: MENKFVRHEPCFERILFVLTLDRKKMKERILIGEEQQIRFRLDGSKYAEVLCDVTRPLGTFLINFEQDTDREWNLYGLSPLRQALHSNRWKQPELEQAASEFLWKKYLSNDPLKMYVAFRIWNSYLLAREPRDRNAACDRFMDKMSSLTGAFHDRAMSFDKETGKPKRFQAGSLYFKGAPSEDTRLDLWFPDNRRTEECVSAYASLYPLITYYLNRLNDWGLCFRQCKVCGKYFLAKSQRYELCSDKCRKAQALQNKREFDERARENNYDLLYKNECQNWRNKINRAKNTTGFPADRLERIQAAFADFKKEALQRKKAVKTGTASPKEFTDWLYQQSNVIVELTDY; encoded by the coding sequence ATGGAAAACAAGTTTGTGCGGCATGAACCGTGTTTTGAGCGGATTTTGTTTGTCCTGACGCTGGACAGAAAGAAAATGAAAGAGCGGATTTTGATTGGGGAAGAACAGCAGATTCGCTTCCGGCTGGACGGGAGCAAATATGCAGAGGTGCTTTGTGATGTGACACGCCCGCTGGGAACTTTTCTGATAAATTTTGAGCAGGACACGGACAGGGAATGGAACTTATATGGGCTTTCTCCGCTGCGGCAAGCTCTCCACTCCAACCGGTGGAAACAGCCGGAGCTGGAACAGGCGGCAAGTGAATTTCTCTGGAAGAAATATCTTAGCAATGACCCTTTGAAAATGTATGTGGCGTTCCGTATCTGGAACAGCTATCTGCTTGCCAGAGAACCCCGTGACCGCAATGCTGCCTGTGACCGCTTCATGGACAAAATGAGCAGTCTGACAGGGGCATTCCATGACAGAGCCATGAGTTTTGATAAGGAGACAGGAAAACCGAAACGCTTTCAAGCTGGCAGTCTTTATTTCAAAGGCGCACCGTCCGAAGATACCCGGCTTGACCTTTGGTTTCCGGACAACCGGCGCACAGAGGAATGTGTGTCTGCCTATGCGTCCCTTTATCCGCTTATTACCTACTATCTGAACCGGCTAAATGACTGGGGGCTGTGCTTCCGACAGTGCAAGGTCTGCGGGAAATATTTTCTGGCAAAGAGCCAGCGGTATGAGCTGTGCAGCGACAAGTGCCGCAAGGCGCAGGCACTTCAAAACAAGCGGGAGTTTGACGAAAGAGCCAGAGAAAATAACTATGATTTGCTTTATAAAAATGAATGTCAGAACTGGCGCAACAAAATAAACCGGGCAAAGAATACCACCGGTTTTCCGGCTGACCGTCTGGAAAGAATACAGGCTGCCTTTGCTGATTTCAAGAAAGAAGCGTTGCAGAGAAAAAAGGCTGTGAAAACAGGAACAGCCAGCCCAAAAGAGTTTACGGACTGGCTGTATCAGCAGAGTAATGTAATTGTGGAGCTGACGGATTATTGA
- a CDS encoding MATE family efflux transporter — MEDTPIVKLLWKLSPPVMLALLIQSVYNIVDSYFVSRYSEAGLTALSIIFPIQLLMTALATGTGTGINILISRMDGTGETKSQTDFVKSGLFLGLLNYLIFAFLGLLFIKSYYSVSSDQTLVQEQGIQYAQIVFVGSFGLFIESNCTKILQAKGNMVTPMIAQVTGAVINVIFDPILIFGMFGMPELGVAGAAIATIAGQIVAMMITFAAVCQIYHFQGKVQVQNCIQIYRAGIPSIIMQSLYTLYIAGLNLMLKLFTEDAVTVLGIYYKLQTFFFIPLMGLQQVILPIISFNYGAGRKERVRDTLKYSTLFSCGIMFVAVVIFMAIPERLLSIFSDRDSIIHIGCPALRIISGSFIPAGLVMMFTVYFQGIDRGKASIFITVLRQIVLLVPLAWIFHYAGLRYVWFTFVVTELIATIASLILYKKNKASRASQRSR; from the coding sequence ATGGAAGATACACCTATCGTCAAGTTGTTATGGAAGTTATCACCGCCGGTTATGCTGGCGCTCTTAATACAATCAGTTTATAACATCGTTGACAGCTATTTTGTTTCCCGGTATTCAGAAGCCGGATTGACCGCCCTCTCTATTATTTTCCCAATCCAGCTTTTAATGACCGCTCTTGCAACTGGAACCGGAACAGGTATTAACATTCTAATTTCAAGAATGGACGGAACGGGAGAAACAAAATCACAGACGGACTTTGTAAAAAGTGGATTGTTTTTAGGGCTTTTGAACTATTTGATTTTTGCTTTCTTGGGATTGCTTTTCATCAAAAGTTATTATTCTGTTTCATCAGACCAAACACTTGTACAAGAACAGGGAATCCAATATGCACAAATTGTTTTTGTAGGCTCTTTCGGGTTATTTATCGAATCAAATTGCACAAAAATTTTGCAGGCTAAGGGAAACATGGTCACCCCTATGATTGCCCAAGTGACAGGCGCAGTTATCAATGTAATCTTTGACCCTATTCTGATTTTTGGTATGTTCGGTATGCCGGAGTTAGGCGTTGCGGGAGCCGCCATTGCAACAATCGCAGGGCAGATTGTTGCAATGATGATTACCTTCGCTGCGGTTTGCCAGATTTACCATTTTCAGGGGAAAGTACAAGTCCAAAACTGTATTCAGATTTACCGGGCGGGAATCCCATCTATTATCATGCAGTCCTTATACACACTTTATATTGCGGGTTTGAATTTGATGCTGAAACTATTTACAGAGGACGCTGTCACCGTTCTGGGCATCTATTACAAATTGCAGACATTTTTCTTTATTCCCTTAATGGGGTTACAACAAGTGATTTTGCCAATTATCAGTTTTAACTATGGAGCTGGAAGAAAAGAAAGAGTGCGTGATACATTAAAATATTCAACACTTTTTTCCTGTGGAATTATGTTTGTTGCTGTTGTGATTTTTATGGCAATTCCGGAGCGGCTACTGTCCATATTTTCTGACCGTGATTCCATTATCCATATAGGGTGTCCTGCTTTGAGAATCATATCTGGAAGTTTTATCCCGGCAGGTTTGGTAATGATGTTTACTGTCTATTTTCAAGGAATTGACCGTGGAAAAGCAAGTATTTTCATTACGGTTCTCAGGCAAATAGTATTATTGGTTCCCCTTGCGTGGATTTTCCATTATGCAGGTTTGCGTTATGTATGGTTTACTTTTGTGGTAACGGAGCTAATTGCAACGATTGCGAGTTTGATTCTTTATAAAAAAAACAAAGCCAGCCGAGCCAGTCAACGATCAAGATGA
- a CDS encoding winged helix-turn-helix domain-containing protein, whose translation MCSGLKHRWQQQLPLTEFREGYLYICLEYRRVIVHEQEIALTVKEFDILLLLIMNPGRVFTYELIMELVWNEDYTYYSRKAINNHVCNLRKKLKTEPGDPDYIKSVTGIGYKFALP comes from the coding sequence ATGTGTTCCGGCTTAAAGCATAGATGGCAACAACAACTTCCGCTCACAGAGTTTCGTGAGGGTTATTTATACATCTGTCTGGAATACAGGCGTGTAATAGTCCATGAGCAGGAAATCGCCCTGACTGTAAAAGAGTTCGACATCCTGCTCCTGCTCATTATGAATCCCGGACGGGTATTTACTTATGAACTTATCATGGAGTTGGTCTGGAATGAGGATTATACCTACTATTCCCGGAAAGCCATCAATAACCATGTATGCAATCTGCGAAAAAAGTTAAAGACAGAACCGGGCGATCCTGATTATATTAAAAGCGTTACCGGCATCGGATATAAATTTGCACTGCCATAA
- a CDS encoding MerR family transcriptional regulator, which translates to MKNGYFQIGEVSQITGLSKDTLHFYEKAGILVPDYIDSKNQYRYYSRWNLWQIDIISTCRKLSIPLEKVKQILSFRDNEKIVNLLMEYRDEALRLSAYYQQVANDILWYSKENQNILQQKQHGMVNKKIFGEETVIVGSMKRDTKSYHANLQEVVKEELYQLPSIRKKYGYVLNLQEIDNKQFVKEREYLKIENSDYQNIPPENLFTLPAGAYAVFILHIKNETADFSPLLNWLRENKAEVDIIFAEEVGLQLFDYLPDYYCEIKAHLKSE; encoded by the coding sequence ATGAAAAATGGATATTTTCAAATCGGAGAAGTCAGTCAGATAACAGGGTTATCAAAAGATACGCTCCACTTTTATGAAAAAGCAGGTATACTTGTACCGGATTATATTGATTCTAAAAATCAATATAGGTATTATTCACGCTGGAATTTGTGGCAAATAGATATTATCTCAACTTGTCGTAAACTAAGCATTCCACTGGAAAAAGTAAAGCAAATTTTGTCTTTCAGGGACAATGAAAAAATAGTCAATCTTCTAATGGAGTACAGAGACGAAGCATTGCGGCTAAGTGCATATTATCAGCAGGTGGCAAATGACATTTTATGGTATAGCAAAGAAAACCAGAATATTTTACAGCAAAAGCAACATGGTATGGTTAATAAAAAAATATTTGGCGAGGAAACGGTTATTGTTGGAAGCATGAAACGCGATACAAAGTCATATCATGCAAATTTACAGGAAGTTGTAAAAGAAGAATTGTATCAGTTACCGTCAATCAGGAAAAAGTATGGCTACGTTCTGAATTTACAGGAAATTGACAACAAACAGTTTGTGAAAGAACGGGAATACTTAAAAATCGAAAACAGCGATTACCAAAATATTCCGCCGGAAAATTTGTTTACACTTCCTGCTGGAGCATATGCCGTGTTCATTCTTCATATCAAGAATGAAACGGCAGACTTTTCCCCACTATTAAACTGGTTGCGGGAAAATAAAGCGGAAGTAGATATAATCTTTGCGGAAGAAGTAGGATTGCAGCTTTTTGATTATCTTCCGGATTATTATTGTGAAATTAAGGCGCACTTAAAAAGCGAATAA
- a CDS encoding NERD domain-containing protein yields the protein MGIFDKYKEPVFLKESSNAAEEIELLQSLLEKAPEDIQKQIQQDIRCLQAGKAGEDRIAFELKNSHMPMFILHDLYLVHGEYTAQIDYLIITRKRCFVLECKNLYGDIEVNSAGDFIRTMKYGNRYVKEGIYSPITQNQRHMEVIKAVRGESKSNIVTKTLFERYFEQNYRSVVVLANPQTVLNSRYAKKEVKDKIIRADQLITYIKRVNNERGAEDNGEKHMEEIARWFLGKHQENPKNYFAKYESLVNVEQSDNKVEAVTEEPAEVIPENTVVTKGTDSDNTIICPRCGAHMVKRKATKGANAGNEFYGCSRYPKCRGIVNIK from the coding sequence ATGGGAATATTTGATAAATACAAGGAACCAGTATTTTTAAAGGAGTCTAGCAATGCGGCTGAAGAAATCGAGCTGTTACAGTCTTTGCTGGAAAAGGCTCCAGAAGATATACAAAAACAAATACAACAAGATATACGATGCCTGCAGGCCGGAAAAGCAGGAGAGGATCGCATTGCATTTGAACTTAAGAACAGCCATATGCCGATGTTTATTTTGCATGATCTATATCTTGTACATGGAGAATACACGGCACAGATTGATTATTTGATCATTACTCGTAAGAGATGTTTTGTTCTTGAATGTAAGAATTTATATGGTGATATCGAAGTGAATTCTGCTGGGGATTTTATTCGTACGATGAAATATGGCAATCGATATGTAAAAGAGGGAATTTACTCGCCAATCACACAGAATCAGCGCCATATGGAAGTAATCAAGGCAGTTCGAGGTGAATCAAAAAGCAATATCGTCACAAAGACCCTATTTGAAAGGTACTTCGAGCAAAACTACCGCAGCGTGGTTGTATTGGCGAATCCACAGACGGTTCTCAATTCACGGTATGCCAAAAAAGAAGTGAAGGACAAGATCATTCGCGCCGATCAACTTATTACATATATTAAGCGAGTTAATAATGAACGTGGCGCTGAAGATAACGGCGAAAAACACATGGAAGAAATTGCTAGATGGTTTCTGGGAAAACATCAGGAGAATCCAAAGAATTATTTTGCGAAGTATGAAAGTCTGGTCAATGTTGAACAATCAGATAATAAAGTTGAAGCTGTAACAGAAGAACCAGCAGAAGTAATTCCAGAGAATACTGTGGTTACAAAAGGAACTGACTCAGACAATACGATTATATGCCCCAGATGCGGCGCACATATGGTAAAAAGAAAAGCTACAAAAGGAGCAAATGCAGGAAATGAGTTTTATGGTTGCTCCAGATATCCAAAGTGCAGAGGGATTGTAAATATAAAGTAG
- a CDS encoding DUF3847 domain-containing protein, with the protein MGKSLEQLKRKYEKTTALLEQEKRKMQRLKNRQAYLESGSRKQRTHRLITHRAAIESIVPQTKELTETEFYSLMDNLLNLPQSVQLIQSAMESHSRSTAQEKGGD; encoded by the coding sequence ATGGGAAAATCTTTAGAACAGTTAAAAAGAAAATATGAAAAAACCACCGCTCTGCTGGAACAGGAAAAACGGAAAATGCAGCGTCTGAAAAACCGGCAGGCGTATCTGGAAAGCGGCTCCCGAAAACAGCGGACACACCGGCTGATTACCCACAGGGCAGCCATTGAGAGCATTGTGCCGCAGACAAAGGAGCTGACCGAAACAGAATTTTATTCCCTGATGGATAATCTTCTGAACCTACCGCAATCGGTGCAGCTCATTCAATCCGCTATGGAGAGCCACAGCCGAAGTACAGCGCAGGAGAAAGGCGGTGACTAA
- a CDS encoding DUF3427 domain-containing protein — MKHICELRSGLETAFLNQNINSNLAYRPEFVSNDYRQGKRVISSIEQELRDCEEFFISVAFITLGGITPLLQIFKELNLKGIKGKILTTDYLAFNDPAALDKLSSLPNIELKMFCCNEDKDGFHTKGYIFKKEEIYRIIVGSANMTAGALKINREWNTKLVGYESGEVIGDILREFHLLWNDQHCLGYDDFIESYRIRYELIKKQKKIAMEAFPVSLEQYKLQPNAMQIAFVKNIKELIDKKEHKALLISATGTGKTYASAFALREMNPRKVLFLVHREQIAKQALDSYHRVFGDRRINGSAYRYALLSGNTSGNIKNIKESDLIFATMQMMSKDNILNEFPKDAFSVICLDEAHHSGAGSYQKIMNYFQPDFWLGMTASPETKRFDVYEIFDHNIAYEIRLQQALEEDLLCPFHYFGITDLSIDGEIIGDEDSFAGLRSFNRLVSDDRVNYIIEQAQYYGYSGERVKGLIFCSRREEAKVLSQKFNERGFRTEVLTGEDNEARRENVIERLVQSVTKEMMPTSDYLDYIFTVDIFSEGVDIPEVNQVIMLRPTQSAIVFVQQLGRGLRKAKNKDFVVILDFIGNYKNNFLIPIALSGDRSYNKDNIRKYVMEGDRVIPGVSTIHFDEISRKQIFSAIDSANFSDIKLIKENYTYLKYKLGKIPALKDFDKYGEMDICRVFDNNSLGSYYRFLVKYEKEYTIRLSEKEERIVEFISKKLASGKRIYELELLRRLLKYQHGILGLLEKSLRKDYGIGMDRSIQKNVINIMTNEFSTGSGKKTYASCIFIKKEGSEYGISDSFSEMLRNQDFYDIVEELVDFGISRYNRNFSKKYQDTDFVLYQKYTYEDVCRILNWESNEVPLNIGGYKYDKKTKTFPVFINYDKSDDISESTKYEDHFINANTLIGISKSGRTMDSDDVQNLLHAKDRGIDVHLFVRKNKDDKISKEFYYLGRMYASGNAEEVCMINTTKTAVEIEWTLDTPVRDDIYQYIIG; from the coding sequence ATGAAACATATTTGTGAATTACGGAGTGGATTAGAAACTGCATTTTTAAACCAGAACATCAATTCTAATCTTGCTTATCGTCCGGAGTTTGTGTCGAATGATTACAGGCAAGGGAAGAGAGTAATATCTTCTATTGAACAAGAGCTTCGTGATTGCGAAGAATTCTTTATTAGCGTCGCGTTTATTACTCTGGGCGGAATAACTCCTTTGTTACAGATATTCAAAGAACTGAATCTAAAAGGAATTAAAGGAAAAATTCTTACAACGGATTATTTGGCCTTTAATGACCCAGCGGCTCTGGATAAACTAAGTTCCTTGCCTAATATAGAATTGAAAATGTTTTGCTGCAATGAAGATAAGGATGGCTTCCATACAAAAGGATATATTTTCAAAAAGGAAGAAATATATCGAATAATTGTTGGAAGTGCCAATATGACCGCAGGTGCTCTGAAAATAAATCGTGAGTGGAATACAAAGCTTGTTGGGTATGAGTCGGGAGAAGTGATAGGCGATATTCTGCGGGAGTTCCATTTATTATGGAATGACCAGCACTGCTTGGGTTATGATGATTTTATTGAAAGCTATCGTATTAGATATGAATTGATCAAAAAGCAGAAAAAGATCGCAATGGAGGCATTTCCTGTTTCTCTCGAGCAATATAAGTTGCAGCCCAATGCTATGCAGATTGCATTTGTGAAAAATATTAAAGAGTTGATTGATAAAAAAGAGCATAAAGCACTTCTGATATCTGCCACAGGAACTGGTAAGACTTATGCTTCGGCTTTTGCATTACGGGAAATGAATCCGAGAAAGGTATTGTTTCTTGTACATAGAGAACAAATTGCAAAACAAGCTTTGGACAGCTATCATAGAGTATTTGGTGACCGACGTATTAATGGTTCTGCCTATAGATACGCACTACTTTCCGGAAATACTTCTGGAAATATTAAAAATATAAAGGAATCAGATTTGATTTTTGCAACTATGCAGATGATGAGTAAAGACAATATACTAAATGAGTTTCCCAAAGATGCATTTTCCGTCATCTGCTTAGATGAAGCGCATCATTCTGGAGCGGGCAGTTATCAAAAAATCATGAATTATTTTCAACCAGATTTTTGGCTGGGTATGACAGCAAGTCCAGAAACTAAACGGTTTGATGTTTATGAAATATTTGATCATAACATTGCATATGAAATACGATTGCAGCAAGCGTTGGAGGAAGACCTGCTTTGTCCATTCCATTATTTTGGCATTACAGATTTAAGCATTGATGGAGAGATTATCGGAGATGAGGATTCCTTTGCCGGACTTCGCAGCTTTAACCGTTTGGTAAGTGACGACAGAGTAAATTATATAATCGAACAAGCACAGTATTATGGCTATAGCGGAGAACGTGTTAAAGGTTTGATTTTTTGCAGCCGTAGAGAAGAGGCAAAGGTGCTTTCTCAAAAATTTAATGAGCGAGGATTTCGAACGGAGGTTTTGACTGGAGAAGATAATGAGGCAAGAAGAGAAAATGTTATAGAACGTCTTGTGCAGAGTGTTACAAAAGAAATGATGCCAACGTCTGATTATTTGGACTACATATTTACAGTGGATATTTTTTCAGAAGGTGTTGATATACCTGAAGTTAATCAAGTTATTATGCTTCGGCCCACGCAATCTGCGATCGTGTTTGTACAGCAGCTGGGAAGAGGGCTTAGAAAGGCAAAAAACAAAGACTTTGTTGTCATTTTGGATTTTATCGGCAATTATAAAAACAATTTCTTGATTCCGATTGCTCTTTCTGGTGACCGCAGCTATAACAAAGATAATATTCGAAAATATGTTATGGAAGGAGATCGAGTGATTCCAGGTGTATCGACGATACACTTTGATGAAATCAGCCGTAAACAAATATTTTCTGCGATAGATTCCGCAAATTTCAGCGATATAAAACTGATAAAAGAAAATTATACTTATTTGAAATATAAGCTAGGAAAAATTCCTGCTCTAAAAGATTTTGATAAATATGGAGAGATGGATATATGCCGTGTTTTTGATAATAACAGCCTTGGTTCATATTATAGGTTTTTGGTAAAATATGAAAAAGAGTATACCATACGTTTATCGGAAAAAGAAGAAAGAATAGTAGAATTTATATCAAAAAAGTTGGCATCAGGTAAACGGATTTATGAATTGGAATTGCTGAGGCGTCTTTTAAAATATCAACATGGAATCCTAGGGTTATTAGAAAAGAGTCTTCGGAAAGACTATGGAATCGGCATGGACAGAAGTATTCAAAAAAATGTTATAAATATCATGACTAATGAATTTTCAACCGGTTCCGGCAAAAAGACATATGCATCTTGTATATTTATTAAGAAAGAAGGGTCAGAGTATGGGATTTCTGATAGCTTTAGTGAAATGCTGAGAAATCAAGATTTTTATGATATTGTTGAGGAATTAGTTGATTTTGGTATCTCCAGATATAATAGGAATTTTAGCAAGAAGTATCAGGATACGGATTTTGTATTGTATCAAAAATATACATACGAGGATGTATGCCGTATTCTGAATTGGGAAAGTAATGAAGTACCTTTAAACATTGGAGGATATAAATATGATAAAAAGACTAAGACATTTCCGGTATTTATAAATTATGATAAATCAGATGACATCAGTGAAAGTACAAAATATGAAGATCATTTTATAAATGCGAATACATTAATTGGCATATCTAAATCCGGCAGAACAATGGATTCAGATGACGTGCAAAACTTATTGCATGCAAAAGATAGGGGGATTGATGTACATTTGTTTGTCCGGAAAAACAAGGATGATAAGATTTCGAAGGAATTCTATTATCTAGGACGTATGTATGCATCTGGAAATGCTGAAGAGGTTTGCATGATTAATACAACAAAAACAGCAGTTGAAATTGAATGGACGTTGGACACTCCGGTGAGAGACGATATTTACCAATATATTATTGGATAG